Genomic DNA from Pseudomonas sp. CCC3.1:
GGCGAAGCCGCTTTGCAAATCGGTGCCGGTGACTTCGGGCAGCGCGCTCCAATCGGCCTTGATGTAGGTGGTATGAGGTTCGGGCTTTGCGTTGTCTTTGTCGGTGCCATTGCAACCAGCCAGCAGCATGACAACGGGTAACGCCCAGGCCAACGGCTTGAAAAGTGATCTCATCAACGGTGTTCCTTCAAGGTTGCCGAGGTCAACTGACCTTTCAGGCAATCCATATACTTAATAGGGGTATTGGTCTTTACGCGTGACACGGGGATACTGGCGGCCGTTTTCCGTGACGTGAAGCCACCATGACTGTTAAACACTGTTTCGTCGTATTGCTGGCCTGCCTGACGCTCTCGGCGTGTGGTGGCGTTGACCCCGATTCACCGCTGGGTCAGCGTAAAGCGATTTTCAAGCAAATGCTCAAGACCAGCGAAGAGCTAGGCGGCATGTTGCGTGGCCGGGTTCCGTTCGATGGCCCGCGCTTTGCCGAAGCCGCTGTGCAACTGGATGCGTTGGCTCACGAGCCCTGGAAGCATTTTCCTCAGGTCAAAGAGTCGGAACAAACCAGCGCCACGGATGCCGTTTGGCAAAATCAGGCGCGTTTTCAGGCATTGGCGCGCGAGTTGGAAGCCGCGACGGGCGAGTTGGTGATCGCCAGTCAGGTACAACCGTACCAGGCCAGCAACCTGGCGCCAGCGGTGCAGAAAGTCGAAGACACGTGCAGCGCTTGCCACAAGGCATTCAGGAATCATTGAGCCTGTAGGAGCGAGCTTGCCTCGCGATCTTTTGATCTTTAACAGATCGCGAGGCAGGGGGACTCAGTGGCTTACTTGTCCAACTGATCCAGCGCTTCTTGCAGTTCTTTGCGCGACTCAGCGAGCTTGGTTTTACGCTTGTCGATTTTTTCCGGATCGCCTTTCTTCATGGCTTTATCCAAGTCTGCCTGGCGTTTGCTGACTTCATGCTTGGCATCCAGCACTTTGTTTTCGCGTTCTTTCTTCAGGCCCGCCTCGGTGCAGTTCGCATTCACTTCGCTCAGGGCTTTTTCCAGACCCGCGACTTGGTTGCTGTTGCCGTGGGCACGCGCTTGCTCAAGTTGCAGGGTGATGGCGTGCTTCTTGGCGGCGCAGCCCGTTGGTTCCGGTGCTTGATCAGCGGCCATCAAAGGGGCGGCCAGCAGGCCACACACAGTCAACAGGACGAGGGGTGAAAAACGTTTCATAAAAGGCTCCATGACTAAAAGTGACAATAAACACAATTTGAATAAACCGATGCGCAGCATACGCCTCGGGTAAAGGTGCGGGTGCGGTCTCTAATCGAAACCGGCAATCCCGGCAGCACGTAATTCTTCACTTAACGCGTGTACATTCGGTTCACGAAAAAAACACTCAGTTGCGCGGCACGCCGGGCGCCGATGCCGGAGTAGGTCTGCCAGGCCTGCTCGTCGCGTGCAACCAGCGCCTGCCATGACTGCCCCAGCGGTGCATCACCCGTGGGCGGCAGCCCGAGGGCTTTGACCCAACGCTCAAACGGTTGTTGCCGCGCACTGTGCAAGCTTGCGAGCAAACGCTCGCTGCTGCGTTCACCGAAGCCAGCAATGTTAGCAAGCTGAGCGCTGTCCAGGGTCATCCAATCAAGCAGGTGAGTTATGCGTCCCGCATTAACCAGCGTTTTCCAGGTGCCGGGCCCGGTGAATGGCAGCGCCAGCCCTTGTTTGCCGCTGAGCCAATTAAGGCGTGCCAAAAACTGGCTTTCGCATCCCGGTGTCGCCTGCCAGCAGCTTAGAGCATGGAAGTTATGGGGGTTGGGTGTTTTGACTTCAACGCGCTCGCTGGCGCGCAACGCCACGCTGTCCAGCCGTGGAATGGTCATGCCCGCCAGGCTGATGGCAACGTGATCACCGGGGCGAATATCCAGGCTTTGCCAGCGCTGTAACGAACCTGCGCTGATGCGTTTGATGGTGCGGTCGTCCAGACGAACCGGGGTCAGTTCCAGCATGGGCGTGATGCGCCCAGTGCGGCCAATATTGAACGTTACTTTGCGCACTTCACTCAACGCCTGGGCATGCGGGTATTTCCACGCGGCCGCCCAGTTGGGCGGTTTGGCCTGCCAGCGTTCTGCCGCCGGGCGCTGGCTTTGGCGCAATACCACGCCGTCACTGGCGAAGGGCAGCGGGTTGTTATACCAATGCTCGCGCCAGTGTCGGGCATGATCGAGGTGTTCGATGGGCTGGCTGTAGGTGTGGCTGTCGGTGAAGCCCAGCGCGCTCAATTGCGCGATACGTTCGGCTTGCGCTGTTGGGCCTTGGGGCCAGTCCCACACAAATAACCCGATGCCCTGGCCTTGTTCGGGGCTCAATTCATGCCGTGCCATCAACCCGGCCACGGTGCTGCGCGCATTGACGCTGCCGGCCTTGGCTTGAATGTGACCAGGCAAGCGCCAATACAGTTCGCCTTGCAGCAACCTGTCCACAGGCTTCGACAGTTGTTGGGGGATGGCCTTGATGGCACGCGCCGAGCGGGTCCAGTCCTGCCCCGCTTGCCCGTCGCCCCGGCTGATGACGTGCTGCAATTGGCCCTGTTTATAGATCAGCGTGACCGCCACGCCATCGACCTTGGGCTGAATCCACAGGTCTTGGCGGCCCTTGATCCACTCTTTAACGGCAGGTTCATCTGCCAGTTTGGCCAAGCCTGTCTGGGCCACAGGGTGCGCGACGGGGCCGCTTGCGGTCTGTAGCGGATTGTCCACGCCAAGGCACTGTTCTAGACGACTGCGTGACTGGTCGTACACCGCGTCGCTGACTAATGACACCCCCAAGCGGTGGTAGCTGTCGTCCCAGACCTTGAGTTGCTGGCGCAGTGCCTGAGCGTCAGTGCAGGTGTTGGCGAGTGAGTTGGAGCTGAGAAAAGCGAGCAAAAGCCCACTGAAAAGGCGGAGTGTGGCCAGCATCATGAGCGTCCTTGCCCGGAGTGAATGCTTAAGGCTAGTGGACGGTTGTCAACGCGTACGGGCAGAGGATTGCCGCGTGTTTCGGTGCCTGCCGACAGCCACAAAAAAGCCCCGAACAGTCACCTGTCCGGGGCTTTGGGTGCAGCAGGCTTACTTACAAACCAGCGGCAGTGCGCAGCTCTTCAGCGCGGTCGGTACGCTCCCACGTGAACGTGGTGAAGGTATCGTCGCCAACCGTTTTGGTCTGCGGGGTGCGGCCGAAGTGGCCGTATGCTGCAGTTTCCTGGTACATCGGGTGCAGCAGATCAAGCATCTTGGTGATGGCGTATGGACGCAGGTCGAACACCTCACGCACCAGCTTGATGATCTTGTCGTCGGAGATTTTGCCAGTGCCGAAGGTGTTCAACGAAATCGAAGTCGGTTGAGCGACGCCGATTGCGTAGGAAACCTGGATCTCGCAACGCTCAGCCAAGCCGGCAGCCACGATGTTCTTGGCCACGTAACGACCGGCGTAAGCTGCCGAACGGTCAACCTTGGATGGATCTTTACCCGAGAACGCGCCGCCGCCGTGACGGGCCATGCCGCCGTAGGTGTCCACGATGATCTTGCGACCGGTCAGGCCGCAGTCGCCCACCGGGCCACCGATGATGAACTGGCCAGTCGGGTTGATGTGGAACTGGGTGTCTTTGTGCAGCAGATCAGCAGGCAGCACGTGCTTGACGATCAGCTCCATCACGCCTTCGCGCAGGTCTTTGTTCGAGACTTCCGGGTTGTGCTGGGTCGACAGCACGATGGCGTCGATGGCGACAACCTTGCCGTCTTCGTAACGGCAGGTCACTTGCGACTTGGCGTCCGGGCGCAGCCAAGGCAGCAGGCCGGATTTGCGGGCTTCAGCCTGACGCTGCACCAGTTGGTGCGAGAACGTGATCGGGGCAGGCATCAGCACGTCAGTTTCGTTGCTGGCGTAGCCGAACATCAGGCCCTGGTCGCCAGCGCCCTGATCTTCAGGCTTGGCACGGTCAACACCTTGGTTGATGTCTGGGGACTGCTTGCCGATGATGTTCATCACGCCGCAGGTCGCGCCATCGAAGCCGACGTCCGAGCTGGTGTAACCAATATCGGTGATCACGTCGCGAACGATCTGTTCCAGGTCAACCCAGGCCGAAGTGGTCACTTCGCCC
This window encodes:
- a CDS encoding cytochrome c; the protein is MTVKHCFVVLLACLTLSACGGVDPDSPLGQRKAIFKQMLKTSEELGGMLRGRVPFDGPRFAEAAVQLDALAHEPWKHFPQVKESEQTSATDAVWQNQARFQALARELEAATGELVIASQVQPYQASNLAPAVQKVEDTCSACHKAFRNH
- a CDS encoding DUF1090 domain-containing protein is translated as MKRFSPLVLLTVCGLLAAPLMAADQAPEPTGCAAKKHAITLQLEQARAHGNSNQVAGLEKALSEVNANCTEAGLKKERENKVLDAKHEVSKRQADLDKAMKKGDPEKIDKRKTKLAESRKELQEALDQLDK
- the metK gene encoding methionine adenosyltransferase, whose protein sequence is MSEYSLFTSESVSEGHPDKIADQISDAVLDAIIAEDKHARVACETLVKTGVAIIAGEVTTSAWVDLEQIVRDVITDIGYTSSDVGFDGATCGVMNIIGKQSPDINQGVDRAKPEDQGAGDQGLMFGYASNETDVLMPAPITFSHQLVQRQAEARKSGLLPWLRPDAKSQVTCRYEDGKVVAIDAIVLSTQHNPEVSNKDLREGVMELIVKHVLPADLLHKDTQFHINPTGQFIIGGPVGDCGLTGRKIIVDTYGGMARHGGGAFSGKDPSKVDRSAAYAGRYVAKNIVAAGLAERCEIQVSYAIGVAQPTSISLNTFGTGKISDDKIIKLVREVFDLRPYAITKMLDLLHPMYQETAAYGHFGRTPQTKTVGDDTFTTFTWERTDRAEELRTAAGL